The genomic DNA TATGAAACCTGCTGTGAAGCAGGTTTTTTTAATTGGCATTTGACAAGAATTAAAAAAGTAGTATAATATAATTAGCAAATGCCAATAATGAATATGAGTAGTTTATTTAATTTTATAAAATGGAGGGGTGTTTTATGAAAATCTGTGTTTCAAGCTTAGGAAAAGAAAAAACTTCTATGATGGATGATCGTTTTGGAAGATGTCAGTATTTTTTTATTGTAGATACACAAACAAATGAAGAAAAAGTTTTAGAAAACAAAGGATTAACAGCAACACAAGGTGCAGGAATTGCTGCAGGACAACAAATAGTGGATGAGAAAGTAGATGTACTTATTACTGGATATATAGGACCAAATGCTATGAAAGTATTACAAGGGTCTGATATAAAAATTTATAAAGGTAAAGGATTAGCTATACAAGAGGAAATAGATGCATTTAAAAAAGAAAACCTAGATGAAATCAAAAATCCAGGACCTGCTCACTTTGGAATGAAGAACCAGTAAGGAGAGGGTTGTAATATGAAAATTGCAGTACTTAGTGGAAAAGGTGGAACAGGAAAAACTACAGTTTCTGTAAATCTTGCAAAATCTATGGGATGGAGTTATATAGATTGTGATGTAGAAGAGCCTAATGGTTTTATCTTTTTAAAACCAAATATAGGTAAAGAGATGAATGTAAGTATTCCTGTTCCTAAAATAGATGAACAAAAATGTATTCATTGTAATCAATGTGTGAATATATGTCAATTTCATGCATTAGCAGGAACAAATAACGGGGTGTTGGTATTTGAAAAATTGTGCCATGGATGTGGTGCATGTACACTCACATGTCCTGTAGATGCCATAAAAGAAGAAGATAGGGTCATAGGAAAGATAGAGGTAGGACAAGATAAGGAGATATCTTGTATGAGAGGTGTTTTAAATATAGGAGAACCTATGGCTACACCTATCATAAAACAGTTAAAAAAGATAAACAAAGAACAAAATACAATTATAGATTGTTCTCCTGGAAGTTCTTGTACAGTCGTATCTGCTATTGAAAGAGTAGATTATGCTATATTGGTAACAGAACCTACGGAGTTTGGACTGCATGATTTAAAAATTGCTATAGAGCTTATGAGACAAATGGATATTCCTTTTGGAGTCATTATTAATCGAGTAGATCAGCAAAAAGATTTAATTGATGATTATTGTGAAAAAGAAAATATAAATATATTAGGCAAAATTCCTTTTGACAAAAAAGTGGCAGTATTATATTCAAAAGGGAAATTATTGATTGAAGATGTAGATTATGAGAAAAAGTTTAAAGAAATAGGTCAAAAAATTAGGGAGGTGTGCCCATGCAACTAGTTGTTATAAGTGGAAAAGGTGGAACAGGAAAAACTACAGTTGCAGCAGCATTTTCCTATCTCAGCAAAGAAAGTATAAAAGTAGATTGTGATGTAGATGCATCTAACCTTCATATTTTATTAAAAGGAAAAGATATGGATCAGGATAATTTTATTGGAGCAAAATTAGCTCATATTGATGAAGATAAATGTGTGCAATGTGGAGAATGTGCACGTGTATGCAGGTTTGATGCCATTTCTAATTTTTCCATAGATCCACTAAAATGTGAAGGATGTGCTGCTTGTAAAGTAGTATGTAAATTTGATGCCATTTGTCTAGAAGATGAAATTACAGGACAGACAATGATTACGGATACAGACCATGGCATTTTATCTAGAGCAGAAATGATTGTAGGAGCAGAAGGCTCTGGAAAATTAGTAACAGAAGTAAGAAAAAAAGCTATGGAATATAAAAAAAATGATGAATGGATCATACTAGATGGAACACCAGGAGTAGGGTGTGCTGTAATGGCATCTATTACAGGATGTGATATAGCTTTGATTGTAGTAGAACCATCCCAATCTGGAGTGGAAGATTTTCTAAGAGTATATGAATTAACTAAATTTTTTGGAGTAAAGCCATATGTCTGTATCAATAAATATGATATTAATGAAGAGATATCTAATGAAATACAGAGATTTTGCAAGGAAGAAAAAATTGATTTGATAGGGAAAATACCATTTGATCCTATGGTAAAAGAAGCTGTCAATCAATTAAAACCAATTGTAAGTATAAGGGGAAGTATAGCAGGAGAAGAAATTAAAAAAATATGGAATGTATTGAATGAAAAATATAAGGAGGCGTTGTAAAATGAAAATTGCTATTGCGAAAGAAGGAAGCTTTGTATCAGGACACTTTGGACATTGTGAAGGATTTGAAGTATTTGAGGTGGACAATCAAGAAATTAAAGAAAGAAAATTTATAGAAAATCCAGGACATAGACCAGGTTTTTTACCAGTATTTCTATCTGAAAAAGGAGTAAATGTAATTATTGCTGGAGGAATGGGTGCTACAGCACAAGATTTATTTAAGGAAAATAATATTTCAGTTATTGTAGGAGCACAAGGGAAACTTGAAGATGTAATGCATGCTTATATAAATAATCAGTTAAAATCTACAAACAGTGTATGTACAGAGCATGAACATGCAGGAGAATGTGAAGAACACTAGGCAGGAAAATTTTCCTGCCTTTTTCTATGCTTTAATAGCAGCGATGAAAGAACTTAAGGGAATGGTTAAAATAAGGCCAATACTGCCACATAAGGAACGAAATATTTCTTCAGCTATAAATTCCATATTTACAGCATCTAAAAAAGGAACATTCATGGTAGTAAAAAAAAGAAATAGAGGCAAAGAAGTACCAGCATAAGCTAAAATTAATGTATTTGCCATAGTAGACATAATATCTTTTCCAACGTTTATACCAGATTTTAATAAAGAAGAGGATGAAGTTTTTGGATATTTTTCTTTGATTTCAAAAATAAAAGAAGTAATAGACATGCTAATATCCATAACTGCTCCAATAGTACCTATGATTACCCCACTAAATAATAAACCACGATAATCTATAGATAAATCTGTATAACCAATAAAGGCTTGTATATATTCGTCAGATATACCAGTTAGGGCCATAAGATTTCCAAAATAAAATGCAAATAAGCCTGCTATAATAGTTCCGCCTATTGTAGATACAATAGCACAAAAACTTTTTTTGCTAAAACCACTTATAAGTATAAAGTTTATAAATATGGCTATAGAAGAAGTAATGATGGCGGCTAGAATAGGGTTGAATTCTTTAAGTATTAAAGGAATCAAACAAAATATAATAGATAATAAAGTGAAAATAAGAGAAAAAGCAGCACGAACTCCCTTAAGTCCTCCAAAAATAACTAATAAAATCAAAAAAGTTAGGCCTAGTATTTTGAGTGAATTTCTTCGATCTATATCAAAAAAGTTAGCTTGAGTAACTTGTCCATCTGACAATTGTAAATTTATAATAATAGGCATTCCTTTTTTTAAAACTACATTAGACGAAGTTCCTTCTATAGGTATATGTGTAAAGGTGATGAGCTGATCTTTATAGGGATCTTCTTTTAATTTGGCTTCAATTGTATATATATTACCGCCATTTTGAGTAGATTTTTGGATTTGAGTGATCATTCCTCTACATCGAATTTGTGATGTAGAATAGATAGAATTTCCATAGCTAAAATTGAAGAAAATAAAAGATAGGAATAAATAGATAAAAATAGACATTCTTAATATTTTTTTCATAAGTACCTCCTCATAGCTTGTCTTTATAAAATCTTCCTGTTTATAAACTATATGTTAGTAAAGTTTATTTATGAAAAAAGTTATGAGTGTTATGGAATAATTGTTCCTTATTTTTATGGTTTTGCTAAAATATAGTTTGTCAAAAGTTATGGAATAAATGGATTTATTTATTATTTTAAAATATTAGAATTCTATAGATTGTAAAAGTTTGGTAAACTATAGGTATCATCAATAAAGGGGTGGGGGATAAAAATGATTATAAAAAGTGAGCAAGCACAAATAGAAGCTGTAAAAACTATAGCTCAGTT from Inediibacterium massiliense includes the following:
- a CDS encoding YibE/F family protein, with translation MKKILRMSIFIYLFLSFIFFNFSYGNSIYSTSQIRCRGMITQIQKSTQNGGNIYTIEAKLKEDPYKDQLITFTHIPIEGTSSNVVLKKGMPIIINLQLSDGQVTQANFFDIDRRNSLKILGLTFLILLVIFGGLKGVRAAFSLIFTLLSIIFCLIPLILKEFNPILAAIITSSIAIFINFILISGFSKKSFCAIVSTIGGTIIAGLFAFYFGNLMALTGISDEYIQAFIGYTDLSIDYRGLLFSGVIIGTIGAVMDISMSITSFIFEIKEKYPKTSSSSLLKSGINVGKDIMSTMANTLILAYAGTSLPLFLFFTTMNVPFLDAVNMEFIAEEIFRSLCGSIGLILTIPLSSFIAAIKA
- a CDS encoding ATP-binding protein — translated: MQLVVISGKGGTGKTTVAAAFSYLSKESIKVDCDVDASNLHILLKGKDMDQDNFIGAKLAHIDEDKCVQCGECARVCRFDAISNFSIDPLKCEGCAACKVVCKFDAICLEDEITGQTMITDTDHGILSRAEMIVGAEGSGKLVTEVRKKAMEYKKNDEWIILDGTPGVGCAVMASITGCDIALIVVEPSQSGVEDFLRVYELTKFFGVKPYVCINKYDINEEISNEIQRFCKEEKIDLIGKIPFDPMVKEAVNQLKPIVSIRGSIAGEEIKKIWNVLNEKYKEAL
- a CDS encoding NifB/NifX family molybdenum-iron cluster-binding protein; translated protein: MKIAIAKEGSFVSGHFGHCEGFEVFEVDNQEIKERKFIENPGHRPGFLPVFLSEKGVNVIIAGGMGATAQDLFKENNISVIVGAQGKLEDVMHAYINNQLKSTNSVCTEHEHAGECEEH
- a CDS encoding 4Fe-4S binding protein, with the translated sequence MKIAVLSGKGGTGKTTVSVNLAKSMGWSYIDCDVEEPNGFIFLKPNIGKEMNVSIPVPKIDEQKCIHCNQCVNICQFHALAGTNNGVLVFEKLCHGCGACTLTCPVDAIKEEDRVIGKIEVGQDKEISCMRGVLNIGEPMATPIIKQLKKINKEQNTIIDCSPGSSCTVVSAIERVDYAILVTEPTEFGLHDLKIAIELMRQMDIPFGVIINRVDQQKDLIDDYCEKENINILGKIPFDKKVAVLYSKGKLLIEDVDYEKKFKEIGQKIREVCPCN
- a CDS encoding NifB/NifX family molybdenum-iron cluster-binding protein, which encodes MKICVSSLGKEKTSMMDDRFGRCQYFFIVDTQTNEEKVLENKGLTATQGAGIAAGQQIVDEKVDVLITGYIGPNAMKVLQGSDIKIYKGKGLAIQEEIDAFKKENLDEIKNPGPAHFGMKNQ